A stretch of Oncorhynchus mykiss isolate Arlee chromosome 26, USDA_OmykA_1.1, whole genome shotgun sequence DNA encodes these proteins:
- the LOC118944400 gene encoding intestinal mucin-like protein, whose product MQGLQQKCFDYEIRVKCCQCGTTTHIPTTTTTTGPHITTPTPTTTTSTSTVPSTTKTTTLPPTTTIITTTPFFVITGETAKPSIPVTLPHHCSFCHFNHTDFLIGSIVYNVSDHDGWCYIGLCNKTCEIETHLTSCGTSTTTVTPTSPTTSQPPTITVPHVTYPTEKNCDHEHPPRQNGDSWKHNQCTNGTCANGKVSYEHVHCETPKPITCENNYPPIQVFDESGCCFHYECQCICYGWGDPHYVTFDGTYYGFQGNCSYVLVKEILPKYNFSVVIDNYYCDAPDGLSCPQSLTIYYQSYKIFMTKKDIDGDFTSLIYVNQKRIIPAYETKDFRITDNGIETLLVIPAINAKVSFTGLMFSIYLPWDKFSGNTEGQCGTCDNNRTDDCRLPNGTIDSSCPDMAHQWHVADHNNSQCTPPLPEPTPPPGCDPPICHLIQSKVFESCHKIIPYEPFLVACIFDVCYMDDVTIGCTSLQTYADACAQAGVCIEWRNYTNGQCDFTCEKPKVYKACGPQVEPTCNAWYNFKFIQTQNEFSVMGDIQLEGCYCPPGTTLMSSSSNYCIPSCDICPLPNGEWKEANETWVSNCQECVCDPYSLEIQCQPMACQHQPPLTCDQEGQVKIVETVDCCQKDKCECDVTRCSTSKITCPVGFETEATMGVCCLTYQCVPKDVCVFNNTEYQPGANVPEDKCKNCVCGDSVDAQSHLHIIECHPTECDTHCQQGYDHQAVPGQCCGKCVQTSCVVMLPDNTTHTIQPGSIWIPSGDKCLKYECVKIQDQLIPIEAKTVCPVFHPEDCVPGTEVIAPDGCCHGCIPITKPCNVTKSKVYLDSNGCKSANTVEVTTCSGSCVTYAMYSLEANMMERSCTCCREESTTKKEVEMICPDGSKFNHPYIHINKCGCQRTECVTPEETQVTRSRRRRR is encoded by the exons ATgcaaggtcttcagcaaaagtgcttTGACTACGAGATTcgagtgaaatgttgtcaatgtgGAACTACAACACACATCCCAACCACCACAACAACGACAGGTCCTCACATCACTACTCCCACACCCACTACTACAACCTCAACGTCAACAGTTCCAtctacaacaaaaacaacaactctgcctcccaccactactattattactacaaCTCCTTTTTTTGTAATAACTGGTGAAACAGCGAAACCTTCGATTCCAGTCACATTACCCCATCATTGTTCTTTTTGCCATTTCAATCATACTGATTTCCTCATTG GCTCAATTgtttataatgtctctgaccatGATGGATGGTGCTACATTGGTCTCTGCAACAAGACTTGTGAAATAGAAACACATTTGACCAGCTGTGGTACATCAACTACCACAGTTACTCCTACTTCACCAACCACTTCACAGCCCCCAACAATAACAGTTCCACATGTAACATATCCAACTGAGAAGAACTGTGACCATGAGCATCCTCCAAGACAG AATGGTGACAGCTGGAAACATAACCAATGCACCAACGGTACATGCGCCAACGGGAAAGTTAGTTATGAGCATGTACATTGTGAGACTCCGAAGCCTATAACATGTGAAAATAACTATCCTCCAATCCAAGTGTTTGACGAATCTGGATGCTGTTTCCACTATGAGTGTCAAT GTATCTGCTATGGTTGGGGAGACCCTCACTATGTCACCTTTGATGGAACATACTATGGCTTCCAAGGAAATTGTTCTTACGTCTTGGTCAAAGAAATCCTGCCAAAGTACAACTTCAGTGTTGTAATCGACAATTACTATTGTGATGCCCCAGATGGACTTTCCTGTCCTCAGTCTCTGACAATTTATTATCAATCTTACAAGATATTCATGACCAAGAAGGACATTGATGGAGATTTCACAAGTCTG ATTTATGTAAACCAGAAACGCATCATCCCAGCATATGAGACCAAGGACTTCCGCATCACAGACAACGGAATTGAGACCCTTTTAGTCATACCAGCAATTAATGCCAAGGTGTCATTCACTGGTCTTATGTTTAGCATATACCTGCCCTGGGACAAGTTCAGTGGCAACACTGAGGGACAGTGTG GTACATGTGACAACAACCGGACAGATGACTGCCGCTTGCCAAATGGGACTATCGATTCATCTTGTCCTGACATGGCACACCAATGGCATGTTGCTGACCACAATAACAGTCAGTGCACACCACCACTACCAGAGCCGACACCACCACCAGGCTGTGATCCACCCATTTGTCATCTCATTCAAAGCAA GGTCTTTGAGAGTTGCCATAAGATAATCCCCTACGAGCCATTCCTTGTGGCATGTATCTTTGATGTGTGTTATATGGATGATGTTACCATTGGCTGCACCAGCTTGCAGACCTATGCTGATGCATGTGCACAAGCAGGAGTCTGTATTGAGTGGAGAAATTATACAAATGGACAATGTG ACTTCACATGTGAGAAACCCAAGGTTTATAAAGCCTGCGGTCCACAAGTTGAACCAACCTGTAATGCCTG GTACAATTTCAAATTCATCCAGACTCAAAATGAGTTCAGTGTCATGGGAGATATACAATTGGAGGGATGTTATTGTCCCCCTGGGACCACTCTTATGAGTTCCAGCTCAAACTACTGTATCCCCAGCTGTG ATATTTGCCCATTGCCAAATGGAGAATGGAAAGAG GCTAATGAGACCTGGGTGAGCAACtgccaggagtgtgtgtgtgacccgtACAGTCTGGAAATCCAGTGCCAGCCTATGGCATGCCAACATCAGCCTCCTCTCACCTGTGATCAGGAGGGCCAAGTTAAGATCGTAGAAACCGTTGACTGTTGTCAAAAGGACAAATGCG AGTGTGATGTCACACGATGCTCTACTTCCAAGATAACTTGCCCAGTCGGATTCGAGACAGAGGCAACTATGGGAGTCTGCTGCCTAACTTATCAATGCG TGCCAAAGGATGTCTGTGTGTTTAACAACACTGAATATCAG CCTGGTGCCAATGTTCCTGAGGACAAGTGTAAGAattgtgtgtgtggtgacagtGTAGATGCCCAAAGCCATCTACATATCATTGAGTGTCATCCTACTGAATGTGACACTCACTGCCAGCAG GGCTATGATCATCAAGCCGTTCCTGGGCAGTGTTGTGGGAAGTGTGTACAGACAAGCTGTGTGGTTATGCTGCCAgataacaccacacacactattCAG CCTGGTTCCATCTGGATACCATCGGGAGACAAGTGTCTCAAGTATGAGTGCGTAAAGATTCAGGACCAACTCATCCCAATCGAGGCTAAGACTGTGTGCCCTGTCTTCCACCCAGAAGACTGCGTACCC gGAACTGAAGTCATTGCTCCAGATGGTTGCTGCCATGGCT GTATTCCAATAACTAAGCCATGCAACGTGACAAAGAGCAAAGTGTACCTGGACAGCAATGGCTGCAAGTCTGCAAACACGGTGGAAGTGACAACATGCAGTGGATCCTGTGTCACCTACGCCAT GTATTCTCTTGAGGCCAACATGATGGAGCGCTCTTGTACCTGCTGTCGGGAAGAATCCACCACCAAGAAGGAAGTGGAGATGATCTGCCCAGACGGGTCAAAGTTCAACCACCCCTACATTCACATCAATAAATGTGGCTGCCAGAGGACAGAGTGCGTGACCCCGGAGGAAACCCAGGTCACAAGGTCACGACGCAGGAGAAGATGA